From a region of the Betta splendens chromosome 5, fBetSpl5.4, whole genome shotgun sequence genome:
- the rpn2 gene encoding dolichyl-diphosphooligosaccharide--protein glycosyltransferase subunit 2 isoform X2 codes for MDRCGLFGFFIFSLAFTEAQALIPAHHLSLTDLARLQNLLSQTFIDLESAYYSVVGLKKLGVTVPDHKEVCQFVNSQLDPASVDSLFFAAEISQAISDCEIPVSNETRDILLAAVSEDSSMALIHRAVSTFSSLGLPLASQEVVSALTARINKEDNVMAITLALQTAARLSKQAELGGILEEIEDLTARLDDLGGIYLQFEEGLEATALFVTAAYSLSDHVDMEPPLKEDQVIQLVNSIFSKKSWDSLAEAFSVASAAAALSNNRFHVPVIVSVQGPATVSHSQPTLQLLVTDVMSQPLATVNVLVESAYSASSKSVILNEAPFTLNDGIFELNFMSTHPASGYYQFTVAVTGDSRLVASHVELKVKVSTEVAVTHMDLSVVDKDQSIGTKTTRVDYPSKAKSPFIADSHQNFAMSFQLVDVNTGVELTPHQTFVRLHNQKTGQEVVFVAEPDSKNLYKFELDTAERKFEFDSISGTYSLYLIVGDATLENPILWNVADVMLKFLDEEAPATIQPKTLYVPKPEIKHLFREPEKKPPTVVSNAFTALILSPFLLLLILWFKLGANISNFSFSPSTILFHLGHAAMLGLMYVYWTHLNMFQTIKYLAIIGGVTFLAGNRMLAQKAVKRLEKK; via the exons ATGGACCGTTGTG GTCTGTTCGGGTTTTTTATCTTCAGCCTGGCTTTTACTGAAGCTCAGGCGCTCATACCTGCACACCACCTCTCCCTTACTGACCTGGCCCGGTTGCAGAATCTCCTGAGCCAAACGTTTATCGACCTTGAGTCCGCATACTACTCTGTTGTTGGTTTGAAAAAGCTTGGAGTGACAGTTCCTGATCACAAG GAAGTATGCCAGTTTGTCAATTCTCAGCTTGATCCAGCCAGTGTGGATTCTCTCTTTTTTGCTGCTGAGATAAGTCAAGCCATCTCAGATTGTGAg ATCCCTGTATCCAATGAAACCCGTGACATCCTTTTGGCAGCAGTTAGTGAAGACTCCAGCATGGCTCTGATTCATCGGGCTGTGAGCACGTTCAGCTCTTTGGGGCTGCCTCTAGCATCACAGGAGGTTGTAAGTGCCCTGACGGCTCGGATCAACAAGGAAGACAATGTTATGGC TATCACATTAGCTcttcaaacagcagcacgtCTGTCGAAGCAGGCAGAACTTGGAGGAATCCTGGAGGAAATTGAA GATTTGACGGCTCGTTTGGATGATCTAGGTGGAATCTACCTTCAATTTGAAGAGGGACTTGAGGCAACTGCACTGTTTGTGACTGCTGCATATTCCTTATCTGATCATGTGGATATGGAGCCCCCTCTCAAAGAG GACCAGGTGATCCAGTTGGTGAACTCTATCTTCAGCAAAAAATCTTGGGACTCTCTGGCAGAAGCCTTTAGTGTGGCAagtgctgctgccgctctctCAAACAACCGCTTCCATGTGCCTGTCATTGTCAGTGTTCAGGGCCCAGCTACAGTATCCCACAGCCAGCCAACCCTGCAG CTGCTTGTTACTGATGTCATGTCCCAACCTCTGGCCACAGTCAATGTGCTTGTGGAGTCTGCATACTCTGCATCCTCCAAGAGCGTCATTCTCAATGAAGCACCTTTCACACTTAATGA tggtATCTTTGAACTAAACTTCATGTCCACCCACCCAGCCAGTGGATATTACCAGTTTACTGTTGCAGTGACAGGTGATAGTCGTCTGGTTGCCAGTCATGTTGAG CTTAAGGTGAAGGTGTCCACAGAGGTGGCTGTTACTCACATGGACTTGTCAGTGGTGGATAAGGACCAGAGCATCGGCACAAAGACCACCAG AGTGGACTACCCTTCCAAAGCCAAAAGCCCCTTCATTGCAGATAGCCACCAAAACTTTGCCATGTCCTTTCAGCTGGTTGATGTGAACACAGGAGTTGAGCTCACCCCTCATCAG ACGTTTGTTCGGTTGCACAACCAGAAAACTGGCCAAGaggttgtgtttgtggctgaaCCGGACAGCAAGAATCTATACAAGTTTGAGTTGGACACCGCAGAAAGAAAGTTTGAATTTGACTCCATCTCTGGTACTTATTCCCTTTACCTCATTGTTGGGGACGCAACCTTGGAGAATCCCATATTGTGGAACGTG GCAGATGTGATGCTTAAGTTTTTGGATGAGGAGGCTCCAGCTACTATTCAGCCAAAAACTCTTTATGTACCCAAACCAGAGATTAAG CACTTATTCAGGGAGCCAGAGAAAAAGCCCCCCACAGTTGTCTCCAACGCCTTCACTGCACTCATCTTGTCTCCATTCTTGCTTCTCCTCATTctg TGGTTTAAGCTTGGAGCCAACATCTCTAACTTCAGCTTCTCTCCCAGCACCATTCTTTTTCATTTGGGACATGCAG CGATGCTGGGCCTCATGTATGTCTATTGGACGCATCTGAACATGTTTCAGACTATCAAATACCTGGCTATTATTGGTGGTGTAACCTTCCTTGCCGGGAACCGCATGCTGGCCCAGAAAGCAGTGAAGAG ACTAGAGAAAAAGTAA
- the rpn2 gene encoding dolichyl-diphosphooligosaccharide--protein glycosyltransferase subunit 2 isoform X1, whose protein sequence is MDRCGLFGFFIFSLAFTEAQALIPAHHLSLTDLARLQNLLSQTFIDLESAYYSVVGLKKLGVTVPDHKEVCQFVNSQLDPASVDSLFFAAEISQAISDCEIPVSNETRDILLAAVSEDSSMALIHRAVSTFSSLGLPLASQEVVSALTARINKEDNVMAITLALQTAARLSKQAELGGILEEIEDLTARLDDLGGIYLQFEEGLEATALFVTAAYSLSDHVDMEPPLKEDQVIQLVNSIFSKKSWDSLAEAFSVASAAAALSNNRFHVPVIVSVQGPATVSHSQPTLQLLVTDVMSQPLATVNVLVESAYSASSKSVILNEAPFTLNDGIFELNFMSTHPASGYYQFTVAVTGDSRLVASHVELKVKVSTEVAVTHMDLSVVDKDQSIGTKTTRVDYPSKAKSPFIADSHQNFAMSFQLVDVNTGVELTPHQTFVRLHNQKTGQEVVFVAEPDSKNLYKFELDTAERKFEFDSISGTYSLYLIVGDATLENPILWNVADVMLKFLDEEAPATIQPKTLYVPKPEIKHLFREPEKKPPTVVSNAFTALILSPFLLLLILWFKLGANISNFSFSPSTILFHLGHAAMLGLMYVYWTHLNMFQTIKYLAIIGGVTFLAGNRMLAQKAVKRIAAEQSSRLAKYRSLR, encoded by the exons ATGGACCGTTGTG GTCTGTTCGGGTTTTTTATCTTCAGCCTGGCTTTTACTGAAGCTCAGGCGCTCATACCTGCACACCACCTCTCCCTTACTGACCTGGCCCGGTTGCAGAATCTCCTGAGCCAAACGTTTATCGACCTTGAGTCCGCATACTACTCTGTTGTTGGTTTGAAAAAGCTTGGAGTGACAGTTCCTGATCACAAG GAAGTATGCCAGTTTGTCAATTCTCAGCTTGATCCAGCCAGTGTGGATTCTCTCTTTTTTGCTGCTGAGATAAGTCAAGCCATCTCAGATTGTGAg ATCCCTGTATCCAATGAAACCCGTGACATCCTTTTGGCAGCAGTTAGTGAAGACTCCAGCATGGCTCTGATTCATCGGGCTGTGAGCACGTTCAGCTCTTTGGGGCTGCCTCTAGCATCACAGGAGGTTGTAAGTGCCCTGACGGCTCGGATCAACAAGGAAGACAATGTTATGGC TATCACATTAGCTcttcaaacagcagcacgtCTGTCGAAGCAGGCAGAACTTGGAGGAATCCTGGAGGAAATTGAA GATTTGACGGCTCGTTTGGATGATCTAGGTGGAATCTACCTTCAATTTGAAGAGGGACTTGAGGCAACTGCACTGTTTGTGACTGCTGCATATTCCTTATCTGATCATGTGGATATGGAGCCCCCTCTCAAAGAG GACCAGGTGATCCAGTTGGTGAACTCTATCTTCAGCAAAAAATCTTGGGACTCTCTGGCAGAAGCCTTTAGTGTGGCAagtgctgctgccgctctctCAAACAACCGCTTCCATGTGCCTGTCATTGTCAGTGTTCAGGGCCCAGCTACAGTATCCCACAGCCAGCCAACCCTGCAG CTGCTTGTTACTGATGTCATGTCCCAACCTCTGGCCACAGTCAATGTGCTTGTGGAGTCTGCATACTCTGCATCCTCCAAGAGCGTCATTCTCAATGAAGCACCTTTCACACTTAATGA tggtATCTTTGAACTAAACTTCATGTCCACCCACCCAGCCAGTGGATATTACCAGTTTACTGTTGCAGTGACAGGTGATAGTCGTCTGGTTGCCAGTCATGTTGAG CTTAAGGTGAAGGTGTCCACAGAGGTGGCTGTTACTCACATGGACTTGTCAGTGGTGGATAAGGACCAGAGCATCGGCACAAAGACCACCAG AGTGGACTACCCTTCCAAAGCCAAAAGCCCCTTCATTGCAGATAGCCACCAAAACTTTGCCATGTCCTTTCAGCTGGTTGATGTGAACACAGGAGTTGAGCTCACCCCTCATCAG ACGTTTGTTCGGTTGCACAACCAGAAAACTGGCCAAGaggttgtgtttgtggctgaaCCGGACAGCAAGAATCTATACAAGTTTGAGTTGGACACCGCAGAAAGAAAGTTTGAATTTGACTCCATCTCTGGTACTTATTCCCTTTACCTCATTGTTGGGGACGCAACCTTGGAGAATCCCATATTGTGGAACGTG GCAGATGTGATGCTTAAGTTTTTGGATGAGGAGGCTCCAGCTACTATTCAGCCAAAAACTCTTTATGTACCCAAACCAGAGATTAAG CACTTATTCAGGGAGCCAGAGAAAAAGCCCCCCACAGTTGTCTCCAACGCCTTCACTGCACTCATCTTGTCTCCATTCTTGCTTCTCCTCATTctg TGGTTTAAGCTTGGAGCCAACATCTCTAACTTCAGCTTCTCTCCCAGCACCATTCTTTTTCATTTGGGACATGCAG CGATGCTGGGCCTCATGTATGTCTATTGGACGCATCTGAACATGTTTCAGACTATCAAATACCTGGCTATTATTGGTGGTGTAACCTTCCTTGCCGGGAACCGCATGCTGGCCCAGAAAGCAGTGAAGAG GATTGCTGCAGAGCAAAGTAGTAGGTTGGCAAAGTATAGGAGCCTGCGGTAA
- the mybl2b gene encoding v-myb avian myeloblastosis viral oncogene homolog-like 2b isoform X1: protein MRNTSLSGLYHKEGREIEILERGQLGRLAPVVYMKYTSTERSSQSRPFHKHKKYIHISLNVHAHEVQLQSRKLPSDCKQKEREMSWWPRGEDGEEAMHHDTDSDVGEHRDGGKVKVKWTQDEDDKLKGLVQKLGPNDWKYIASFIQSHTEHQCQHRWFKVLDPELVKGPWTKEEDEKVIELVNLYGNKQWAMVAKHLKGRLGKQCRERWHNHLNPSVKKSSWTAEEDLIIYKAHCLLGNRWAEIAKLLPGRTDNAVKNHWNSTIKRKLEIGFYAEEVFRPNELEELLACVNKDAQVTNYSWDASDKNSGEKAHPSETPTYAFIQAAPSEVGPSKVVCSLKDSSSPKTETDSSGDASGTSWVVDSSGFLSPTGPALKEVLDMVDGDLDGWCNLAAFDLPEDSPTPEHHQFRLEGSSLQELSKSSKGELIPISPGGLTPPTILNRHNRRRIALSPDTNKSMTPKGTPVKILPFSPSQFLNMWTKQDTHGLENPSLTSTPVCSQKAIVTTPLQRDKTPLIQKENSAFVTPNHKSELCTTPRTPTPFKNAMEKYGPLQPLPQTPNLEDDINEVILKDAGIDLVVRSTPPEQRRKTMHRPPMKKVRKSLALDIVDCQLPTHRRKFIKTVDKHNIKEEPSTIHLNSSSFSNKQHNSILDQGFLLGPSDSAVCHSTVPPIPMSKEWKTVACGQTKDQLIMTEKARRYLRSLKSNALNRALILS from the exons ATGCGCAACACGTCACTATCCGGTTTGTACCATAAAGAAGGGCGCGAGATAGAAATTTTGGAGCGCGGACAACTTGGGCGCTTAGCGCCAGTTGTTTACATGAAATATACCAGCACGGAACGGTCATCGCAATCCAGACCTTTtcataaacacaaaaaatacattCACATTTCACTGAATGTACATGCACATGAAGTGCAACTGCAGTCTAGGAAATTACCGTCTGACTGTAAACAAAAAGAGAGGGAAATGTCTTGGTGGCCGCGCGG tgAGGATGGAGAAGAGGCCATGCATCATGACACTGATTCTGATGTGGGAGAGCACAGAGATGGTGGGAAAGTCAAAGTGAAATGGACACAGGATGAG GATGACAAGCTTAAGGGTCTGGTTCAGAAATTGGGGCCAAATGATTGGAAATATATTGCTAGCTTCATCCAA AGTCACACGGAACACCAGTGTCAGCATCGTTGGTTTAAGGTTTTGGATCCAGAACTGGTTAAGGGTCCTTGGACcaaagaggaagatgagaag GTTATAGAGCTTGTAAATCTCTATGGCAACAAGCAGTGGGCAATGGTAGCCAAACATTTGAAGGGAAGACTGGGCAAACAGTGTAGGGAGCGCTGGCATAACCACCTAAATCCCAGTGTAAAGAAGTCATCATGGACAGCTGAGGAGGACCTTATAATCTACAAAGCTCACTGCCTGCTTGGAAATCGCTGGGCTGAGATTGCCAAGCTGCTCCCTGGAAG GACAGATAATGCAGTAAAGAATCACTGGAATTCAACCATTAAACGCAAGTTAGAGATAGGCTTCTATGCAGAGGAGGTCTTCAGACCGAATGAACTTGAAGAGCTGTTGGCCTGTGTTAACAAAGATGCACAA GTGACCAATTACTCATGGGATGCTTCAGATAAGAATTCGGGGGAGAAAGCACACCCTTCA GAAACACCAACTTACGCCTTTATTCAAGCTGCTCCCAGTGAAGTAGGCCCATCAAAAGTGGTTTGTTCTTTAAAGGACAGTTCAAGCCcaaagactgaaacagactcaTCTGGAGATGCAAGCGGTACCAGCTGGGTGGTGGACAGCTCTGGCTTTCTCTCGCCTACTGGCCCAGCATTAAAGGAAGTGCTTGACATGGTGGATGGT GACCTCGATGGCTGGTGCAATCTTGCTGCATTTGATCTGCCTGAGGACAGTCCAACCCCAGAGCACCACCAGTTTCGTTTGGAGGGGAGCTCTTTACAGGAGTTGAGCAAGTCCAGCAAGGGGGAACTCATCCCTATTTCTCCTGGAGGGCTTACGCCACCCACTATACTGAACCGCCACAACAGAAGACGCATTGCGTTGTCGCCTGATACGAATAAATCCATGACCCCGAAGGGTACTCCTGTTAAGATTCTGCCCTTTTCTCCATCTCAA TTTCTCAACATGTGGACCAAGCAGGACACTCATGGTCTGGAGAATCCATCCCTCACATCTACGCCAGTGTGCAGCCAGAAAGCCATTGTTACTACACCATTGCAGAGGGACAAGACACCTCTCATTCAGAAGGAAAACTCAGC ATTTGTTACACCTAACCACAAGTCTGAGCTCTGCACAACACCACGTACTCCAACACCATTCAAAAATGCCATGGAGAAGTATGGCCCTCTGCAGCCCCTG CCTCAGACTCCAAACCTTGAAGATGACATCAACGAGGTCATTCTAAAGGATGCTGGAATTGACTTGGTTGTACGTTCAACTCCCCCTGAGCAAAGACGAAAAACAATG CATCGTCCACCTATGAAGAAAGTGCGGAAGTCATTGGCCCTCGATATTGTGGACTGTCAGTTGCCTACACACAGACGCAAATTCATAAAAACTGTAGACAAACATAACATCAAG GAAGAACCTTCTACAATTCATCTCAACTCATCATCATTTAGCAATAAGCAGCACAACAGTATTTTGGATCAGGGTTTTCTTTTAGGCCCTAGTGACAGTGCTGTATGTCACAGCACAGTTCCCCCAATTCCA ATGTCAAAAGAATGGAAGACGGTTGCTTGTGGACAAACTAAAGACCAGCTCATAATGACAGAAAAAGCCAGACGCTACCTTCGCTCACTGAAATCCAATGCCCTCAACCGGGCTCTAATTCTCTCTTAA
- the mybl2b gene encoding v-myb avian myeloblastosis viral oncogene homolog-like 2b isoform X3 — protein MHHDTDSDVGEHRDGGKVKVKWTQDEDDKLKGLVQKLGPNDWKYIASFIQSHTEHQCQHRWFKVLDPELVKGPWTKEEDEKVIELVNLYGNKQWAMVAKHLKGRLGKQCRERWHNHLNPSVKKSSWTAEEDLIIYKAHCLLGNRWAEIAKLLPGRTDNAVKNHWNSTIKRKLEIGFYAEEVFRPNELEELLACVNKDAQVTNYSWDASDKNSGEKAHPSETPTYAFIQAAPSEVGPSKVVCSLKDSSSPKTETDSSGDASGTSWVVDSSGFLSPTGPALKEVLDMVDGDLDGWCNLAAFDLPEDSPTPEHHQFRLEGSSLQELSKSSKGELIPISPGGLTPPTILNRHNRRRIALSPDTNKSMTPKGTPVKILPFSPSQFLNMWTKQDTHGLENPSLTSTPVCSQKAIVTTPLQRDKTPLIQKENSAFVTPNHKSELCTTPRTPTPFKNAMEKYGPLQPLPQTPNLEDDINEVILKDAGIDLVVRSTPPEQRRKTMHRPPMKKVRKSLALDIVDCQLPTHRRKFIKTVDKHNIKEEPSTIHLNSSSFSNKQHNSILDQGFLLGPSDSAVCHSTVPPIPMSKEWKTVACGQTKDQLIMTEKARRYLRSLKSNALNRALILS, from the exons ATGCATCATGACACTGATTCTGATGTGGGAGAGCACAGAGATGGTGGGAAAGTCAAAGTGAAATGGACACAGGATGAG GATGACAAGCTTAAGGGTCTGGTTCAGAAATTGGGGCCAAATGATTGGAAATATATTGCTAGCTTCATCCAA AGTCACACGGAACACCAGTGTCAGCATCGTTGGTTTAAGGTTTTGGATCCAGAACTGGTTAAGGGTCCTTGGACcaaagaggaagatgagaag GTTATAGAGCTTGTAAATCTCTATGGCAACAAGCAGTGGGCAATGGTAGCCAAACATTTGAAGGGAAGACTGGGCAAACAGTGTAGGGAGCGCTGGCATAACCACCTAAATCCCAGTGTAAAGAAGTCATCATGGACAGCTGAGGAGGACCTTATAATCTACAAAGCTCACTGCCTGCTTGGAAATCGCTGGGCTGAGATTGCCAAGCTGCTCCCTGGAAG GACAGATAATGCAGTAAAGAATCACTGGAATTCAACCATTAAACGCAAGTTAGAGATAGGCTTCTATGCAGAGGAGGTCTTCAGACCGAATGAACTTGAAGAGCTGTTGGCCTGTGTTAACAAAGATGCACAA GTGACCAATTACTCATGGGATGCTTCAGATAAGAATTCGGGGGAGAAAGCACACCCTTCA GAAACACCAACTTACGCCTTTATTCAAGCTGCTCCCAGTGAAGTAGGCCCATCAAAAGTGGTTTGTTCTTTAAAGGACAGTTCAAGCCcaaagactgaaacagactcaTCTGGAGATGCAAGCGGTACCAGCTGGGTGGTGGACAGCTCTGGCTTTCTCTCGCCTACTGGCCCAGCATTAAAGGAAGTGCTTGACATGGTGGATGGT GACCTCGATGGCTGGTGCAATCTTGCTGCATTTGATCTGCCTGAGGACAGTCCAACCCCAGAGCACCACCAGTTTCGTTTGGAGGGGAGCTCTTTACAGGAGTTGAGCAAGTCCAGCAAGGGGGAACTCATCCCTATTTCTCCTGGAGGGCTTACGCCACCCACTATACTGAACCGCCACAACAGAAGACGCATTGCGTTGTCGCCTGATACGAATAAATCCATGACCCCGAAGGGTACTCCTGTTAAGATTCTGCCCTTTTCTCCATCTCAA TTTCTCAACATGTGGACCAAGCAGGACACTCATGGTCTGGAGAATCCATCCCTCACATCTACGCCAGTGTGCAGCCAGAAAGCCATTGTTACTACACCATTGCAGAGGGACAAGACACCTCTCATTCAGAAGGAAAACTCAGC ATTTGTTACACCTAACCACAAGTCTGAGCTCTGCACAACACCACGTACTCCAACACCATTCAAAAATGCCATGGAGAAGTATGGCCCTCTGCAGCCCCTG CCTCAGACTCCAAACCTTGAAGATGACATCAACGAGGTCATTCTAAAGGATGCTGGAATTGACTTGGTTGTACGTTCAACTCCCCCTGAGCAAAGACGAAAAACAATG CATCGTCCACCTATGAAGAAAGTGCGGAAGTCATTGGCCCTCGATATTGTGGACTGTCAGTTGCCTACACACAGACGCAAATTCATAAAAACTGTAGACAAACATAACATCAAG GAAGAACCTTCTACAATTCATCTCAACTCATCATCATTTAGCAATAAGCAGCACAACAGTATTTTGGATCAGGGTTTTCTTTTAGGCCCTAGTGACAGTGCTGTATGTCACAGCACAGTTCCCCCAATTCCA ATGTCAAAAGAATGGAAGACGGTTGCTTGTGGACAAACTAAAGACCAGCTCATAATGACAGAAAAAGCCAGACGCTACCTTCGCTCACTGAAATCCAATGCCCTCAACCGGGCTCTAATTCTCTCTTAA
- the mybl2b gene encoding v-myb avian myeloblastosis viral oncogene homolog-like 2b isoform X2: MIHINSITPRESDRAVVQCKYCIVSLQTVNVWSGSHDTPYSEDGEEAMHHDTDSDVGEHRDGGKVKVKWTQDEDDKLKGLVQKLGPNDWKYIASFIQSHTEHQCQHRWFKVLDPELVKGPWTKEEDEKVIELVNLYGNKQWAMVAKHLKGRLGKQCRERWHNHLNPSVKKSSWTAEEDLIIYKAHCLLGNRWAEIAKLLPGRTDNAVKNHWNSTIKRKLEIGFYAEEVFRPNELEELLACVNKDAQVTNYSWDASDKNSGEKAHPSETPTYAFIQAAPSEVGPSKVVCSLKDSSSPKTETDSSGDASGTSWVVDSSGFLSPTGPALKEVLDMVDGDLDGWCNLAAFDLPEDSPTPEHHQFRLEGSSLQELSKSSKGELIPISPGGLTPPTILNRHNRRRIALSPDTNKSMTPKGTPVKILPFSPSQFLNMWTKQDTHGLENPSLTSTPVCSQKAIVTTPLQRDKTPLIQKENSAFVTPNHKSELCTTPRTPTPFKNAMEKYGPLQPLPQTPNLEDDINEVILKDAGIDLVVRSTPPEQRRKTMHRPPMKKVRKSLALDIVDCQLPTHRRKFIKTVDKHNIKEEPSTIHLNSSSFSNKQHNSILDQGFLLGPSDSAVCHSTVPPIPMSKEWKTVACGQTKDQLIMTEKARRYLRSLKSNALNRALILS; the protein is encoded by the exons ATGATACACATTAATTCTATTACCCCGCGAGAATCGGATAGAGCTGTCGTGCAATGTAAATATTGCATCGTTAGTTTACAAACAGTAAATGTGTGGTCTGGCTCTCACGACACACCATATAG tgAGGATGGAGAAGAGGCCATGCATCATGACACTGATTCTGATGTGGGAGAGCACAGAGATGGTGGGAAAGTCAAAGTGAAATGGACACAGGATGAG GATGACAAGCTTAAGGGTCTGGTTCAGAAATTGGGGCCAAATGATTGGAAATATATTGCTAGCTTCATCCAA AGTCACACGGAACACCAGTGTCAGCATCGTTGGTTTAAGGTTTTGGATCCAGAACTGGTTAAGGGTCCTTGGACcaaagaggaagatgagaag GTTATAGAGCTTGTAAATCTCTATGGCAACAAGCAGTGGGCAATGGTAGCCAAACATTTGAAGGGAAGACTGGGCAAACAGTGTAGGGAGCGCTGGCATAACCACCTAAATCCCAGTGTAAAGAAGTCATCATGGACAGCTGAGGAGGACCTTATAATCTACAAAGCTCACTGCCTGCTTGGAAATCGCTGGGCTGAGATTGCCAAGCTGCTCCCTGGAAG GACAGATAATGCAGTAAAGAATCACTGGAATTCAACCATTAAACGCAAGTTAGAGATAGGCTTCTATGCAGAGGAGGTCTTCAGACCGAATGAACTTGAAGAGCTGTTGGCCTGTGTTAACAAAGATGCACAA GTGACCAATTACTCATGGGATGCTTCAGATAAGAATTCGGGGGAGAAAGCACACCCTTCA GAAACACCAACTTACGCCTTTATTCAAGCTGCTCCCAGTGAAGTAGGCCCATCAAAAGTGGTTTGTTCTTTAAAGGACAGTTCAAGCCcaaagactgaaacagactcaTCTGGAGATGCAAGCGGTACCAGCTGGGTGGTGGACAGCTCTGGCTTTCTCTCGCCTACTGGCCCAGCATTAAAGGAAGTGCTTGACATGGTGGATGGT GACCTCGATGGCTGGTGCAATCTTGCTGCATTTGATCTGCCTGAGGACAGTCCAACCCCAGAGCACCACCAGTTTCGTTTGGAGGGGAGCTCTTTACAGGAGTTGAGCAAGTCCAGCAAGGGGGAACTCATCCCTATTTCTCCTGGAGGGCTTACGCCACCCACTATACTGAACCGCCACAACAGAAGACGCATTGCGTTGTCGCCTGATACGAATAAATCCATGACCCCGAAGGGTACTCCTGTTAAGATTCTGCCCTTTTCTCCATCTCAA TTTCTCAACATGTGGACCAAGCAGGACACTCATGGTCTGGAGAATCCATCCCTCACATCTACGCCAGTGTGCAGCCAGAAAGCCATTGTTACTACACCATTGCAGAGGGACAAGACACCTCTCATTCAGAAGGAAAACTCAGC ATTTGTTACACCTAACCACAAGTCTGAGCTCTGCACAACACCACGTACTCCAACACCATTCAAAAATGCCATGGAGAAGTATGGCCCTCTGCAGCCCCTG CCTCAGACTCCAAACCTTGAAGATGACATCAACGAGGTCATTCTAAAGGATGCTGGAATTGACTTGGTTGTACGTTCAACTCCCCCTGAGCAAAGACGAAAAACAATG CATCGTCCACCTATGAAGAAAGTGCGGAAGTCATTGGCCCTCGATATTGTGGACTGTCAGTTGCCTACACACAGACGCAAATTCATAAAAACTGTAGACAAACATAACATCAAG GAAGAACCTTCTACAATTCATCTCAACTCATCATCATTTAGCAATAAGCAGCACAACAGTATTTTGGATCAGGGTTTTCTTTTAGGCCCTAGTGACAGTGCTGTATGTCACAGCACAGTTCCCCCAATTCCA ATGTCAAAAGAATGGAAGACGGTTGCTTGTGGACAAACTAAAGACCAGCTCATAATGACAGAAAAAGCCAGACGCTACCTTCGCTCACTGAAATCCAATGCCCTCAACCGGGCTCTAATTCTCTCTTAA